The Candidatus Binatus sp. genome contains the following window.
CATCCAAGCCCGCCGTCGATTCGCGCCAGCTCGACTTAGGCTTCGTCGAGGCAATCTTAAGCGGGATGGTCGCCTCGGACGGCAAGCGGATGCAGCTACCGTGGGACCGCCTCACCAGCAGTATCGGCGATCAGAATAGCGTGCTGCGCGACGGCTACCTCGCCTCCGACAACGGCAAGTACCTGTTGATGCAGGTTGCGCCCGGCGACGGCGTCGAGCACGGCCCCGACGCGGTCGATGTAATCCAGCGCGATCTGGACGAAGTCCGCGCGCAGTTTCCCGACGTCGAAGCCGGCATGACCGGCGGACCCGCGCTGGCGCGCAGCGAGGAGAGTTCCACCGCGCACGATATCGCGCTCGCCTCGGTGATCGCGATCGTGAGCAACGTCCTGCTGCTGGTGATTCCGTTCGGAGGAATCGTCGAGCCGGCCTTCGCGCTCATCGCATTGCTCGTCGGCGTCGCATGGTCGTTCGGCTTCACCACGCTCGCCGTCGGCCATCTGAACCTGCTCTCGGCGGTTTTCACCAGCGTGCTCGCAGGTATCGGAATCAATTTTCCGATCCACGTGATGGCGCGCTACGACGAAGCGCGCAGAGCGGGCCGCACGATGGCCGACGCAGTCGAGCTCGGCGTCGTCAATACCGGCGTCGGCGTGGTCGCGTCGGCGTCGATCATGGCGCTGTCATTCCTGATGCCGATATTTTCGGATTTTCGCGGAATCGCCGAGCTGGGCCTGATTTCCGCCGCGGGAATTTTCTTCTGCCTGCTCTCCGCGATGTTCGTATTTCCGGCGCTGGTCGTGCTGCGCGATCGAAATCGTATCGTCAAGACGCCACCGGCCCTGAAACTCGTGCGCCGCGATTCGATTCTCAAGCGCGTTTTCAGCCGCCCCGCGTATATCGTTGGCGGCGCCGTCGCGATCACGCTCGCGATGGCTATCTTCGCGATTCGCGTTCGCTTCGATCAGAATTTGCTCAAGCTGCAGGCCGAAGGCAGCGAGGCGGTCAAGTTCGAGGGCAAGCTGCTGAAGGATTCGGGCCGCTCGTCGTGGTTCGCCGTCGCGCTGGCGCCCTCGCGCGTCGAAGCGGAGCGCAAGGCCGCGTCGTTCCGCAAGCTGCCCGAAGTTTCCGACGCCGAAACGATCGCGAGCTACATCCCCGACCAACAGCCCGAGAAGAGCGCGATCCTTTACTCGCTGCGACCCGACCTCGAGCCGATCAAAGTAAACGCTCTCTCCCATCCCGGCGACCCGGCGATGCTGACGCACGAACTCGAGTCGCTTCGATTCAAATTGGGCAGCGCCAAGGGCTCCGATCCGTCCGGCTCGATCGAGCGGACCGTCGATCTACTTGACGACTCGATCGCGCGCCTGCACGCGAATCCCAACGCCTTCGCCGATTATGAAAAAGCGATGGCGACCGGCCTCGCCGCGAAGCTGTCCGAGTTCAAGCGGAGCCTCTCGCCGAAGGAAGTCACTCAGGCCAACCTTGCGCCTGTATTGCGCGATCGATTCATCGGGAAAACCGGCCGCTACCTCGTCCAGATTTATCCCAAGGGCGACATCTGGGACGACGCGCCGCTCCATCGCTTCGTGACTGCGCTGCGCGGCGTCGAGCCCGACGTGACGGGACCGCCGGTGCAGACCTACGCGATCGCCACCGTGATGCGCCGCGGCTACGAGCGCGCCGCCGTCCTCGCGCTGCTTGCGGTGTTCATCTTCGTGTTCGCCGATTTCAGAAATTTGCGCGACACCGCGCTCGCGACGGTGCCGCTGATTTTCGGCGGCGCGTGGCTGCTCGAGACGATGGGCCTGCTCGGATGGGAGTTCAATCTTGCCAATTTATTCGCCGTGCCTATTATCATCGGGACGGGAGTCGATAACGGCGTGAACATGGTGTACCGCTGGCGCGAAGAGCGCGATAAGTCCGACTTGATTCTCGACAAGTCGGTCGGCAAGTCGGTTACCCTCGCCTCGCTCACGACGATCGCCGGCTTCGCCGCGCTGATTCCCGCGACCCATCGCGGGATTTCGAGCCTCGGATGGGTCTTGAGCATCGGCGTCGTCTTCATTTTGATCGCGACGCTGCTCGTGCTGCCCGCGATCTTCGAACTCTTCGGCAAGCGCCTCGATCGGACCGACCTGGACCCAGGCGAGATCGAACCGATTCCGCCGCGGCGAGTCGCGTCGCGTCGTTCGAGCGGGATGCTCGCGATCATCGTCGCGCTTGCCGCCGTGGCCGCAGTCGCTTCATCGAGTTACGCCGCCTCGCAGAATCGCGTCGCGTCCGACGCGATCGTCAACGAGGCCGAGCGCATCATCAAGCAGGCCGGCGCTGCCCGGCCCACCGACACCAAGCTGGTGCATCAGGCGATCGACAAGCTGCATCAGGCGATCCGGGTCGACCCGCGCAACGACTCCGCCTACGTTGACCTCGGCTTCTGCTATGGATTGCTGCACGACGGACCCACCGCGGTGGACATGTATCTGCAGGCGACCAAGATCAATCCGTCGGCGCCGAATTTCCTCGAACTCGCCGACGTGTACCTGCGGATGGGACAGTCCGCAGACGCCCTGATGGCTGCCAATGCCGGCCTGATCAAGGAGCCCGAGAATGCGCGCCTGTACAATGCCAAGGGCCTCGCTTTGAACGATTCGCATCGGTTCGATGAAGCCGAAGAAGCCTTCGAGAAAGCGTTGAAGTACGACGCCAACCTGGCGATCGCAAGGACCAACCTCACCGCACTGAACGGCGGCCAGACCGGCCGCGGCTCGGTGTCAAAGCACAGCGAGAAGCCCCCGGCGCCACAGCCACGGTCTGAATAGCCGCCGCCACGGTGCGCGACGCACGGTAATCGAACGCCTTCCGTCATTTCGAACGCAGTGAGAAATCCCGGATCCGGCTTCCTTCGTCGATATGCTCCCGTTCGACTTCGCTCAGGGCTGCGGCTCGGGATGACACCGATAGCGGACCTGGCTATCGACTCCTCGTCCTTGGGAACCGGCCCTCAGTTCGCGTCTTCGACGGAGCGCACCACCATGTACGGGCTTAATCGATCGAACACGAAGCCGTCGATTTTCAGCACTCGCGCGTTCGCCGGAGGTGACGACGCAGCCTCAGAAATTTCGCTGCGGAGTCGCTCGTCACCGATCACCGTGACCGGCTTGGTCAGGATCGCCTCGTAAAGCTGGCGGCCATAATCGAAGTCGGGATCGAATAGCAGTTCCGCGCTGCTCGATTCCGTATCCAGCGTCATCGGAACGATTTCTCCATTCACCGAAAGGCGCACGATTTTCGCGCCAGCGACCGTTTTCGCAGGGTCGGTCGGGATACGGCCGGCGAGCGTGATCTGGCGGAATCGT
Protein-coding sequences here:
- a CDS encoding MMPL family transporter; the encoded protein is MTAPNSSLNLRYRMFRALARLNVERPWLVLLTCFALAAASILYTKERLEFHVGQDDLVSGGSADTRNYHNYTSEFPDLDGLIVVVQAAPSPARAELFADTLAARLLADRANVRSVFYQFDRGMLSGGELLYMSVPELNELAARIRDNRALLTGYAASPDLASLFKLINDEANRAMMSEMLGGLLGSKADASKPAVDSRQLDLGFVEAILSGMVASDGKRMQLPWDRLTSSIGDQNSVLRDGYLASDNGKYLLMQVAPGDGVEHGPDAVDVIQRDLDEVRAQFPDVEAGMTGGPALARSEESSTAHDIALASVIAIVSNVLLLVIPFGGIVEPAFALIALLVGVAWSFGFTTLAVGHLNLLSAVFTSVLAGIGINFPIHVMARYDEARRAGRTMADAVELGVVNTGVGVVASASIMALSFLMPIFSDFRGIAELGLISAAGIFFCLLSAMFVFPALVVLRDRNRIVKTPPALKLVRRDSILKRVFSRPAYIVGGAVAITLAMAIFAIRVRFDQNLLKLQAEGSEAVKFEGKLLKDSGRSSWFAVALAPSRVEAERKAASFRKLPEVSDAETIASYIPDQQPEKSAILYSLRPDLEPIKVNALSHPGDPAMLTHELESLRFKLGSAKGSDPSGSIERTVDLLDDSIARLHANPNAFADYEKAMATGLAAKLSEFKRSLSPKEVTQANLAPVLRDRFIGKTGRYLVQIYPKGDIWDDAPLHRFVTALRGVEPDVTGPPVQTYAIATVMRRGYERAAVLALLAVFIFVFADFRNLRDTALATVPLIFGGAWLLETMGLLGWEFNLANLFAVPIIIGTGVDNGVNMVYRWREERDKSDLILDKSVGKSVTLASLTTIAGFAALIPATHRGISSLGWVLSIGVVFILIATLLVLPAIFELFGKRLDRTDLDPGEIEPIPPRRVASRRSSGMLAIIVALAAVAAVASSSYAASQNRVASDAIVNEAERIIKQAGAARPTDTKLVHQAIDKLHQAIRVDPRNDSAYVDLGFCYGLLHDGPTAVDMYLQATKINPSAPNFLELADVYLRMGQSADALMAANAGLIKEPENARLYNAKGLALNDSHRFDEAEEAFEKALKYDANLAIARTNLTALNGGQTGRGSVSKHSEKPPAPQPRSE